In a genomic window of Bordetella petrii:
- the mreC gene encoding rod shape-determining protein MreC encodes MQRQGTPPLFRRGPPAEVRLLVMVALSLALLVLDSQFHVLEPLRRAVAVGMYPFQRAVMAPRDLVQQFNEWINAANRIRTENEALQRQRIELSQVATHAAQLAAENAQLRRLLGVTDTVEQAAVVVEVLYEPANTFQQRLVFNKGSQAGLAPGMPVIDEGGVVGQIVRVTPMASEAALVTDERVSVPVQVLRNGLRLIAFGSNTPGRIEVRYLAANADIKEGDTIVTSGVGGLFPAGLPVAKVLTVERDTASGFARAICEPLAHPERYRHFLVLQVDVARAQSDLQEADTGGSQ; translated from the coding sequence ATGCAACGACAAGGGACTCCACCGCTGTTCAGGCGCGGCCCGCCGGCAGAAGTCCGGTTGCTCGTCATGGTCGCCTTGTCGCTGGCCCTGTTGGTCCTCGATTCGCAATTCCACGTGCTCGAACCCCTGCGGCGCGCCGTTGCCGTGGGCATGTACCCGTTCCAGCGCGCCGTGATGGCGCCGCGCGACCTGGTGCAGCAGTTCAACGAGTGGATCAACGCCGCCAATCGCATCCGCACCGAAAACGAAGCCCTGCAGCGCCAGCGCATCGAGTTGTCGCAGGTCGCCACCCATGCCGCGCAACTGGCGGCCGAGAACGCCCAGCTGCGCCGCCTGCTGGGGGTGACCGACACCGTCGAGCAGGCGGCCGTGGTGGTCGAGGTGCTGTACGAGCCCGCCAATACCTTCCAGCAGCGCCTGGTGTTCAACAAGGGCAGCCAGGCCGGCCTGGCGCCGGGCATGCCGGTCATCGACGAAGGCGGCGTGGTGGGCCAGATCGTGCGGGTCACCCCCATGGCGTCCGAAGCCGCGCTGGTCACCGACGAGCGCGTGTCGGTGCCGGTGCAGGTGCTGCGCAACGGGCTGCGCCTGATCGCCTTCGGCTCGAACACGCCGGGCCGCATCGAGGTGCGCTACCTGGCGGCCAACGCCGACATCAAAGAAGGCGATACCATCGTCACCAGTGGCGTCGGCGGCCTGTTTCCCGCCGGCCTGCCGGTGGCCAAGGTGCTGACGGTCGAACGCGACACCGCCTCTGGGTTCGCGCGCGCCATCTGCGAGCCGCTGGCCCACCCCGAGCGCTACCGCCATTTCCTGGTGCTGCAGGTCGACGTGGCGCGCGCCCAGTCCGATCTTCAAGAGGCCGATACCGGTGGATCGCAATAA
- the gdhA gene encoding NADP-specific glutamate dehydrogenase, whose amino-acid sequence MKLQSLDDFLRQVAARDPQQPEFMQAVHEVMSSLWPFLQQHPHYAEYALLERLVEPERVIQFRVCWTDDQGNSRVNRAFRVQHSSAIGPFKGGMRFHPSVNLSVLKFLAFEQTLKNALTTLPMGGGKGGSDFDPKGKSDAEVMRFCQALMLELHRHLGPDTDVPAGDMGVGAREVGFMAGMMKKLSNSAASVFTGKGLTFGGSLIRPEATGYGTVYFAEEMLKREGLSFDGLRVSVSGSGNVAQYAIEKAMTLGARVVTVSDSDGTVIDEAGFTHEKLAALMHLKNDLRGRLAEYAGQFKLTYAAGKRPWHVPVDVALPCATQNELEIDDARTLIANGVKCVAEGANMPSTLEAAKTFIEAGVLYAPGKASNAGGVAVSGLEMSQNAIRLAWTRDEVDQRLHAIMRDIHESCVRHGQGRGNTVNYLDGANIAGFVKVADAMRQQGLY is encoded by the coding sequence GTGAAACTGCAGAGTCTTGACGACTTTCTGCGCCAGGTCGCTGCGCGCGACCCGCAGCAACCCGAATTCATGCAAGCGGTACATGAAGTCATGTCCAGCTTGTGGCCTTTCTTGCAACAACACCCCCATTACGCCGAATACGCCCTGCTTGAACGCCTGGTCGAACCCGAGCGCGTTATCCAGTTCCGCGTGTGCTGGACTGACGACCAGGGCAATTCGCGCGTCAACCGCGCCTTCCGCGTGCAGCACAGCTCGGCCATCGGGCCGTTCAAGGGCGGCATGCGCTTCCATCCGTCGGTGAACCTGTCGGTGCTGAAGTTCCTGGCCTTCGAACAGACCCTGAAGAACGCCCTGACCACGCTGCCCATGGGCGGCGGCAAAGGCGGCTCCGACTTCGACCCCAAGGGCAAGTCCGACGCCGAGGTCATGCGCTTCTGCCAGGCGCTGATGCTCGAACTGCACCGCCACCTGGGCCCGGACACGGACGTGCCCGCCGGCGACATGGGCGTGGGCGCCCGTGAAGTCGGCTTCATGGCCGGCATGATGAAAAAGCTGTCGAACTCGGCGGCCAGCGTGTTCACCGGCAAGGGCCTGACCTTCGGCGGCAGCCTGATCCGCCCCGAGGCCACGGGCTACGGCACGGTGTACTTCGCCGAAGAAATGCTCAAGCGCGAAGGCCTGTCGTTCGACGGCCTGCGCGTGTCGGTGTCGGGTTCGGGCAATGTGGCCCAGTACGCCATCGAAAAGGCCATGACCCTGGGCGCGCGCGTGGTCACGGTGTCCGATTCCGACGGCACGGTAATCGACGAGGCCGGCTTCACCCATGAAAAGCTGGCCGCCCTGATGCACCTGAAGAACGACCTGCGCGGCCGCCTGGCCGAATATGCCGGGCAGTTCAAGCTGACTTATGCCGCGGGCAAGCGCCCCTGGCACGTGCCGGTGGACGTGGCCCTGCCCTGCGCCACCCAGAACGAGCTGGAAATCGACGACGCCCGCACCCTGATCGCCAACGGCGTCAAGTGCGTGGCCGAAGGCGCCAACATGCCGTCCACCCTGGAAGCCGCCAAGACCTTCATCGAGGCCGGCGTGCTGTACGCGCCGGGCAAGGCCAGTAATGCCGGCGGCGTGGCGGTGTCGGGCCTGGAAATGAGCCAGAACGCCATTCGCCTGGCCTGGACCCGCGACGAAGTCGACCAGCGCCTGCACGCCATCATGCGCGACATCCACGAAAGCTGCGTGCGCCACGGCCAGGGCCGCGGCAACACGGTGAACTACCTGGATGGCGCCAACATCGCCGGTTTCGTGAAAGTAGCCGACGCGATGCGCCAGCAAGGGCTGTACTGA
- the gatC gene encoding Asp-tRNA(Asn)/Glu-tRNA(Gln) amidotransferase subunit GatC, with product MALNEQDVARIARLARIELTPDQRSRAQDELNGILHLIERLQAADTEGVEPLAHPLSAHQDIALRLRPDAVTETPSEDRRAELLANAPDARDGLFLVPKVIE from the coding sequence ATGGCGCTCAACGAACAAGACGTGGCCCGCATTGCCCGGCTGGCCAGAATTGAATTGACCCCCGACCAGCGCAGCCGCGCCCAGGACGAACTCAACGGCATCCTCCACCTGATCGAACGGCTGCAGGCGGCCGACACCGAGGGCGTCGAGCCCCTGGCGCATCCCCTGTCGGCCCACCAGGACATCGCCCTGCGCCTGCGCCCCGATGCCGTCACCGAGACGCCCTCGGAAGACCGCCGCGCCGAGCTGCTGGCCAACGCCCCGGACGCCCGCGACGGTCTGTTCCTGGTTCCCAAGGTCATCGAGTAA
- a CDS encoding rod shape-determining protein, producing MFGFLRSYFSSDMAIDLGTANTLIYVRGKGIVLDEPSVVAIRHEGGPNGKKIIQAVGHEAKQMLGRVPGNIEAIRPMKDGVIADFTVTEQMLKQFIRMVHPRNMLAPSPRIIVCVPCGSTQVERRAIRESALGAGASHVYLIEEPMAAAIGAGLAVSDASGSMVVDIGGGTTEVAVISLGGMVYKGSVRVGGDKFDEAIVNYIRRNYGMLIGEPTAELIKKEIGSAFPGSEVREIEVKGRNLAEGVPRSFTVSSNEILESLTDPLNQIVSAVKIALEQTPPELGADITDKGIALTGGGALLRDLDRLLQEETGLPVVVAEDPLTCVVRGCGEALEHLEKLGAIFIND from the coding sequence ATGTTCGGATTCCTGCGCAGTTACTTTTCCAGCGATATGGCGATTGACCTCGGTACCGCCAACACGCTGATCTATGTCCGGGGCAAGGGCATCGTGCTCGACGAGCCATCGGTGGTCGCCATCCGCCACGAAGGCGGCCCCAACGGCAAGAAAATCATCCAGGCCGTCGGCCACGAGGCCAAGCAGATGCTGGGCCGGGTGCCCGGCAACATCGAGGCCATCCGCCCCATGAAAGACGGCGTCATCGCCGATTTCACGGTCACCGAGCAGATGCTCAAGCAGTTCATCCGCATGGTCCATCCGCGCAACATGCTGGCGCCCAGCCCGCGCATCATCGTGTGCGTGCCCTGCGGCTCCACCCAGGTCGAGCGCCGGGCCATCCGCGAGTCCGCTCTCGGCGCAGGCGCCTCGCACGTCTACCTGATCGAAGAACCCATGGCCGCGGCCATCGGGGCTGGCCTGGCGGTGTCCGACGCCAGCGGCTCGATGGTGGTGGACATCGGCGGCGGCACCACCGAGGTCGCCGTCATCTCGCTGGGCGGCATGGTGTACAAGGGCTCGGTCAGGGTCGGCGGCGACAAGTTCGACGAAGCCATCGTCAACTACATCCGCCGCAACTACGGCATGCTCATCGGCGAACCCACCGCCGAACTCATCAAGAAAGAAATCGGCTCGGCGTTCCCCGGCTCGGAAGTCCGCGAAATCGAAGTCAAGGGCCGCAACCTGGCCGAAGGCGTGCCGCGCAGCTTCACGGTGTCGTCCAACGAAATCCTGGAATCGCTCACCGATCCTCTCAACCAGATCGTCTCGGCGGTCAAGATCGCCCTGGAACAGACTCCGCCCGAGCTGGGCGCCGACATCACCGACAAGGGCATCGCCCTGACCGGCGGCGGCGCGCTGCTGCGCGATCTCGATCGCCTGCTCCAGGAAGAAACCGGCCTGCCGGTCGTGGTGGCCGAAGACCCCCTGACCTGCGTGGTGCGCGGCTGCGGCGAAGCGCTCGAACATCTTGAGAAACTGGGCGCCATCTTCATCAACGACTAA
- the gatB gene encoding Asp-tRNA(Asn)/Glu-tRNA(Gln) amidotransferase subunit GatB, translated as MNWEIVIGLETHTQLSTDAKIFSGSSTRFGAAPNTQANVIDLALPGSLPVMNRGAAERAIRFGLAVGGKVAPRSVFARKNYFYPDLPKGYQISQYELPVVLGGSLSFFVGEQEKTVNLTRAHLEEDAGKSLHDDFALASGAPASGIDLNRAGTPLLEIVTEPEMRSAAEAVAYARALHSLVVWLGICDGNMQEGSFRCDANVSVRPVGQKEFGTRTEIKNVNSFRFLERAILFEARRQIELIEDGGTVVQETRLYDADRDETRSMRSKEDAHDYRYFPDPDLPPLVISPEWVEEVRANMPELPAALRERFQRDYGLSAYDAAQLSASRGLASYFEDVARALPAGQAKQAANWIMGEVTATLNREEKDIADAPVQAPALAALIGRIIDGTISNKIARDVFSAMWAGEHGGQPDAIIEARGLKQISDTGAIGAMIDEVLAANPAIVAEYRAGKQKAFNSLVGQIMKAAKGKANPQQVNELLKQKLEG; from the coding sequence ATGAACTGGGAAATCGTCATCGGGCTGGAAACGCACACCCAGCTTTCCACCGACGCCAAGATCTTTTCGGGCAGCAGCACCCGCTTCGGCGCCGCGCCCAACACGCAGGCCAACGTGATCGACCTGGCGCTGCCCGGCAGCCTGCCCGTCATGAACCGCGGCGCGGCCGAACGCGCCATTCGCTTCGGCCTGGCGGTGGGCGGCAAGGTAGCGCCGCGCTCGGTGTTCGCGCGCAAGAACTACTTCTACCCCGACCTGCCCAAGGGCTACCAGATCAGCCAGTACGAGCTGCCGGTGGTGCTGGGCGGATCGCTGTCGTTCTTCGTGGGCGAGCAAGAAAAAACCGTCAACCTGACGCGCGCCCACCTGGAAGAAGACGCCGGCAAGTCGCTGCACGACGACTTCGCCCTGGCCAGCGGCGCGCCGGCCAGCGGCATCGACCTCAACCGGGCCGGCACGCCGCTGCTGGAAATCGTTACCGAGCCCGAAATGCGCTCGGCCGCCGAAGCCGTGGCCTATGCGCGCGCCTTGCACAGCCTGGTGGTGTGGCTGGGCATCTGCGACGGCAACATGCAGGAAGGCTCGTTCCGCTGCGACGCCAACGTGTCGGTGCGCCCGGTGGGGCAGAAAGAATTCGGCACGCGCACCGAGATCAAGAACGTCAACTCGTTCCGTTTCCTGGAACGGGCCATTCTGTTCGAGGCGCGCCGCCAGATCGAGCTGATCGAAGACGGCGGCACGGTGGTGCAGGAAACCCGCCTGTACGACGCCGACCGCGATGAAACGCGCAGCATGCGCAGCAAGGAAGACGCGCACGATTACCGCTATTTTCCCGACCCCGATCTGCCGCCGCTGGTGATCTCGCCCGAATGGGTCGAAGAGGTCCGGGCCAACATGCCCGAACTGCCGGCCGCCCTGCGTGAGCGCTTCCAGCGCGACTACGGCCTGTCGGCCTACGACGCGGCCCAGCTGTCGGCCAGTCGCGGCCTGGCGTCGTACTTCGAAGACGTGGCGCGCGCCCTGCCGGCTGGCCAGGCCAAGCAGGCCGCCAACTGGATCATGGGCGAAGTCACCGCCACGCTGAATCGCGAAGAAAAAGACATCGCCGACGCCCCGGTGCAGGCCCCCGCCCTGGCCGCCCTGATCGGCCGCATCATCGACGGCACCATCTCCAACAAGATCGCGCGCGACGTGTTTTCGGCCATGTGGGCCGGCGAGCACGGCGGCCAGCCCGACGCCATCATCGAGGCGCGCGGCCTGAAGCAGATCAGCGACACCGGCGCCATCGGCGCCATGATCGACGAGGTGCTGGCGGCTAACCCGGCCATCGTGGCCGAATACCGGGCCGGCAAGCAGAAAGCCTTCAACTCGCTGGTGGGCCAGATCATGAAGGCCGCCAAGGGGAAGGCGAATCCGCAGCAGGTCAACGAACTCCTGAAGCAGAAGCTGGAAGGCTGA
- a CDS encoding exodeoxyribonuclease III encodes MLRITSINLNGIRSAFRKGLQPWMQTHSADVLCLQEIKISDADLTDDLRHPPGYTGHFCHAIKKGYSGVGMYLRNTAERVQAGLNCEEFDAEGRIIRADWKNLSVISAYLPSGSSGDERQQAKYRFLDVFGPWLDELMREHKKTGREFVICGDWNIAHKEIDLKNWKSNQKNSGFLPEERAWLTEVFDKRGFVDVFRRLDERPEQYTWWSNRGQAWAKNVGWRIDYQIATPGLAARARSASIYKDERFSDHAPLTIDYDTAL; translated from the coding sequence GTGCTGCGCATTACCTCGATCAACCTCAACGGCATCCGCTCGGCCTTCCGCAAGGGCCTGCAACCGTGGATGCAGACGCACAGCGCCGACGTGCTGTGCCTGCAGGAAATCAAGATTTCCGACGCAGACTTGACCGACGACCTGCGGCACCCGCCCGGCTATACCGGCCATTTCTGCCATGCCATCAAGAAGGGCTACAGTGGTGTGGGCATGTACCTGCGTAATACCGCAGAGCGCGTGCAGGCAGGGCTGAACTGTGAAGAATTCGACGCCGAAGGTCGCATCATCCGTGCCGATTGGAAGAACCTGTCGGTCATCAGCGCCTACCTGCCCTCGGGCTCCAGCGGCGACGAGCGCCAACAGGCGAAATACCGCTTCCTGGACGTGTTCGGCCCCTGGCTGGACGAACTGATGCGCGAGCACAAGAAAACCGGCCGCGAATTCGTGATCTGCGGCGACTGGAACATCGCGCACAAGGAAATCGACCTGAAAAACTGGAAGAGCAACCAGAAGAACTCCGGGTTCCTGCCCGAAGAGCGGGCCTGGCTGACCGAGGTGTTCGACAAGCGCGGCTTTGTCGACGTGTTCCGCAGGCTGGACGAGCGGCCCGAGCAATACACCTGGTGGAGCAACCGCGGCCAGGCCTGGGCCAAGAACGTAGGGTGGCGCATCGACTACCAGATCGCCACGCCGGGTCTGGCCGCCCGGGCGCGCAGCGCTTCGATCTACAAAGACGAGCGCTTCAGCGACCACGCGCCGCTGACCATCGACTACGACACCGCGTTGTAA
- the mreD gene encoding rod shape-determining protein MreD, whose translation MDRNNPTAQPARRLGTPSNVRPERLARPAHGAFVWGTLLLAWLLSLLPWRVWEGAPDILALVLAFWCVHEPRRVGLVAAFCFGVLMDVHDASVLGGHALSYTLTAYGAVALHRRLQRFDLWSQAMHMLPVFFLARLVQQMVLAWLAGKWPGWDWTLGVLLTVAIWPLAGWVLHLPQRGTDDVESSSV comes from the coding sequence GTGGATCGCAATAACCCCACGGCCCAGCCGGCCCGTCGCCTGGGTACACCCAGCAACGTGCGCCCCGAGCGCCTGGCCCGCCCGGCGCACGGCGCGTTCGTCTGGGGCACGCTGTTGCTGGCGTGGCTGCTGTCGCTGCTGCCCTGGCGGGTCTGGGAAGGCGCGCCCGACATCCTGGCGCTGGTGCTGGCCTTCTGGTGCGTGCACGAGCCGCGCCGGGTCGGCCTGGTGGCGGCGTTCTGCTTCGGCGTACTGATGGACGTGCACGACGCCAGCGTGCTGGGCGGGCACGCGCTGTCGTACACCCTGACCGCGTATGGCGCGGTGGCCCTGCATCGCCGCCTGCAGCGCTTCGATCTCTGGAGCCAGGCCATGCACATGTTGCCGGTGTTTTTCCTGGCGCGGCTGGTGCAGCAAATGGTCCTGGCGTGGCTGGCGGGCAAATGGCCCGGCTGGGACTGGACCCTCGGCGTGCTGCTTACCGTGGCCATCTGGCCGCTGGCCGGCTGGGTGCTGCACCTGCCGCAGCGCGGCACCGACGATGTCGAGTCCTCCTCCGTCTGA
- a CDS encoding trimeric intracellular cation channel family protein: MTAALAAGRRDMDWMGVCIIACVTALGGGSLRDVLLGHYPLTWVVHPEYLGMTAGAALLTALGAPLMRRLRSLFLLLDAVGLVAFTIIGCKVAQQMELPVSIALISGMITGCAGGVLRDVLCNDVPLLFRKELYASVSIVTGGLYMGLLAAGLSANAAVPAALAVGLAFRLLALRFNWQMPRFVYRDDWH; encoded by the coding sequence ATGACCGCCGCGCTGGCCGCCGGCCGGCGCGACATGGATTGGATGGGCGTGTGCATCATCGCCTGCGTGACGGCGCTGGGCGGCGGCTCGCTGCGCGACGTGCTGCTGGGGCACTATCCGCTGACCTGGGTGGTGCATCCCGAATACCTGGGTATGACGGCAGGCGCGGCGCTGCTTACCGCGCTGGGGGCGCCGCTGATGCGGCGCCTGCGCAGTCTGTTCTTGCTGCTGGACGCCGTGGGCCTGGTGGCCTTCACCATCATCGGCTGCAAGGTGGCCCAGCAAATGGAGCTGCCGGTGAGTATTGCGCTGATCAGCGGCATGATCACGGGTTGCGCCGGCGGGGTGCTGCGCGACGTGCTGTGCAACGACGTGCCGCTGTTGTTCCGCAAAGAACTCTATGCCAGCGTGTCCATTGTGACCGGCGGCCTGTACATGGGGCTGCTGGCGGCCGGGCTGTCGGCCAATGCGGCGGTGCCGGCGGCGCTGGCGGTGGGCCTGGCGTTTCGCCTGCTGGCGCTGCGCTTCAATTGGCAGATGCCGCGCTTCGTATATCGCGACGACTGGCACTGA
- the pyrE gene encoding orotate phosphoribosyltransferase, whose protein sequence is MAAASATSTDFVRFALDEGVLRFGSFKVKSGRTSPYFFNAGLFNSGASVGRLAQFYAQALVDSGIAFDMLFGPAYKGIPLATATAVALAGHPAMQGRDVPFAFNRKEAKDHGEGGTLVGAPLQGRVVIIDDVITAGTSVRESVEIIRAAGAEPAAVLIALDRQERAGPDDALSPHSAVQDVAKTYGMPVVSIASLADILALLQGDAQFAGNREAVLAYRGKYGVV, encoded by the coding sequence ATGGCCGCCGCTTCCGCCACTTCTACCGACTTCGTCCGTTTTGCCCTCGATGAGGGCGTGCTGCGCTTTGGCAGCTTCAAGGTTAAGTCGGGCCGCACCAGCCCATACTTTTTCAACGCCGGCCTGTTCAACAGCGGCGCCTCGGTGGGCCGGCTGGCGCAGTTCTATGCGCAGGCGCTGGTCGATTCGGGCATTGCGTTCGACATGCTGTTCGGGCCGGCCTACAAGGGCATTCCGCTGGCCACGGCCACCGCGGTGGCGCTGGCCGGCCATCCGGCCATGCAGGGGCGCGACGTGCCGTTCGCGTTCAACCGCAAGGAAGCCAAGGACCACGGCGAGGGCGGCACCCTGGTCGGCGCCCCGTTGCAGGGCCGCGTCGTCATCATTGACGACGTGATCACCGCCGGCACGTCGGTGCGCGAGTCGGTCGAGATCATCCGCGCCGCCGGCGCCGAGCCGGCCGCCGTGCTAATTGCCCTGGACCGCCAGGAGCGCGCCGGTCCCGACGACGCCCTGTCGCCTCATTCGGCCGTGCAGGACGTGGCCAAGACCTACGGCATGCCGGTCGTCAGCATCGCCTCGCTGGCGGACATCCTGGCCTTGCTGCAGGGCGACGCGCAGTTCGCGGGAAACCGCGAGGCGGTACTTGCGTATCGGGGCAAATACGGGGTCGTTTGA
- the gatA gene encoding Asp-tRNA(Asn)/Glu-tRNA(Gln) amidotransferase subunit GatA, translating into MTTSPLHTRFGGIAELRAALAGRQVSARELARSALDAAQAAGDLNTFLHIDPDLTLAQADAADAALAAGTAGPLAGVPIAHKDAFVTRGWRTTAGSKMLEGYASPFDATVVQRLQAAGAVSLGKLNCDEFAMGSANENSAYGPVRNPWDPNAVPGGSSGGSAAAVAARLVAAATGTDTGGSVRQPAALCGVSGIKPTYGTVSRYGIVAFGSSLDQAGPLAPSSRDLLELLDPMSGFDPQDATSLETCDGAPNAPGRIRAAYDAAQAACDAAGSQPLKGLRIGVPQEYFGAGLAPDVAAAVEAALAQFEALGAQRVAVSLPRTELAIPAYYVIAPAEASSNLARYDGVRYGHRAAEYADLNQMIARSRAEGFGDEVKRRILIGTYVLSHGYYDAYYLQAQRVRRLIAQDFQRAYAGQCDVIMGPVAPTVAKNIGDNRDDPTADWLADVYTLGVSLAGLPAMSIPAGFGNGGRPVGLQIIGNYFDEGRLLAIADRYQQVTDWHRRVPGQQGTEQ; encoded by the coding sequence ATGACGACTTCTCCCCTGCATACCCGATTCGGCGGCATCGCCGAACTGCGCGCCGCCCTGGCCGGGCGCCAGGTCAGCGCCCGCGAACTGGCGCGGAGCGCCCTGGACGCCGCCCAGGCGGCTGGCGACCTGAACACCTTCCTGCACATCGACCCCGATCTGACCCTGGCGCAGGCCGACGCGGCCGATGCCGCCCTGGCGGCCGGCACCGCCGGCCCGCTGGCGGGCGTGCCCATCGCCCATAAAGACGCGTTTGTAACGCGAGGCTGGCGCACCACCGCGGGCAGCAAGATGCTGGAAGGCTACGCCAGCCCGTTCGACGCTACCGTGGTGCAGCGCCTGCAGGCCGCCGGCGCCGTGTCACTGGGCAAGCTCAACTGCGACGAGTTCGCCATGGGCTCGGCCAACGAAAACTCGGCCTATGGCCCGGTGCGCAACCCCTGGGATCCCAACGCCGTGCCCGGCGGCTCATCGGGCGGCTCGGCCGCCGCGGTGGCGGCCCGCCTGGTGGCGGCCGCCACCGGCACCGACACCGGCGGCTCGGTGCGCCAGCCCGCGGCCCTGTGCGGCGTCAGCGGCATCAAGCCCACCTACGGCACCGTGTCGCGCTACGGCATCGTGGCCTTCGGCTCCAGCCTCGACCAGGCCGGCCCGCTGGCTCCCAGCAGCCGCGACCTGCTCGAACTGCTCGATCCCATGAGCGGCTTCGATCCGCAAGACGCCACCAGCCTGGAAACCTGCGACGGCGCGCCCAACGCCCCGGGTCGCATCCGCGCCGCCTACGATGCCGCCCAGGCCGCCTGCGACGCGGCCGGCAGCCAGCCCCTGAAGGGCCTGCGCATCGGCGTGCCGCAAGAATATTTCGGCGCCGGGCTGGCCCCGGACGTGGCCGCCGCGGTCGAAGCCGCGCTGGCGCAGTTCGAGGCCCTGGGCGCGCAGCGCGTGGCAGTTTCGCTGCCGCGCACCGAACTGGCCATTCCGGCCTATTACGTGATCGCGCCGGCCGAGGCGTCGAGCAACCTGGCGCGCTACGACGGCGTGCGCTACGGCCATCGCGCGGCCGAATACGCCGATTTGAACCAGATGATCGCGCGCTCGCGGGCCGAAGGGTTCGGCGACGAAGTCAAGCGCCGCATCCTGATCGGCACCTACGTGCTGTCCCATGGCTACTACGATGCCTACTATCTGCAGGCCCAGCGCGTGCGCCGCCTGATCGCCCAGGACTTCCAGCGCGCCTATGCCGGCCAGTGCGACGTCATCATGGGGCCGGTGGCGCCCACGGTGGCCAAGAACATCGGCGACAACCGCGACGACCCCACCGCCGACTGGCTGGCCGACGTCTACACGCTGGGCGTCAGCCTGGCCGGCCTGCCGGCCATGTCCATCCCGGCCGGGTTCGGCAACGGCGGGCGCCCCGTCGGCCTGCAGATCATCGGCAACTACTTCGACGAAGGCCGCCTGCTGGCTATCGCCGACCGTTATCAACAAGTCACCGACTGGCACCGCCGCGTGCCCGGCCAGCAAGGCACCGAGCAATGA